The DNA window GGCTTGGAGCTCTCCGACGTCGCCCCGGACACGCCGATCGTGTCCCGGTAGGCGCGCTCCCACTCGCCGCCGGCCAGCCAGCGGGCGATCAGGCCGTTGAGGTGGTCGCGGAAGACCAGGTCGTCCTTGCGGACGCCGATCCCGTACGGCTCGCGCCCGAACGGCTTGCCGACCAGCCGCAGCGCGTCGGGATGCTGCGCCTGGAGGCCGAGCAGGATCGTGTCGTCGGTGCTGAGCGCGTCCACGCGGCCGGACAGCAGGGCCGGCACGCACACGCTGTAGGTGTCCACGATCTCCAGGCGGGCCCCGGACACCTCGGCGCGCAGCCGGTCCGCGGAGGTGGAGCCGATCGCCGTGCAGACGGTCCTGCCGTCGAGGTCCGCCACGCCGCGGATGCGGGTGTCGCCCGCCCGGATGAGCAGGTCCTGGCCCGCGTAGTAGTACGGGTCGGTGAAGGTCACCAGGCGGGCGCGGGCCGGGGTGATCGAGTAGGTGGCGATGACCAGGTCCACGATGCCCTGGGAGATGAAGTTCTCCCGCTCGCGGGTGACGGTCTCGACGAAGCGGATGTTGCGTTCGCTGCCGGTGAGGTCGCGGGCCACCAGCCGGGCGATCTCGGCGTCGAAGCCGATGATCCGCCCGGTGGCGGGGTCCTTGTAGCCGAACATGGGCTGGTCGAACTTGATCCCCACCACCAGGACGCCCCGGTCCCTGATGCGGGCCATGGTCGAGCCCTCGGGGAACGGGCCGGCCTGGCCGCAGCCCGCCGGCACCAGGCACAGCACGAGACACAGCAGCGCGGCGAGCGCATTCCTCGAACCGGTCATCTGGCTCGGTAACGGTGCTGGGGCCGGCCGGTGGGACCGTACCTCGGCCGGGTCTCCACCAGCCCCCGGTCGACCAGGTGCTCCAGGTAGCGGCGGGCGGTGGCGCGGCTGACGCCGATGCTGGCGGCCAGCTCGTGCGCCGAGACGTCCTCCGCGACGTCGGCCAGCGCGTCCAGCACCGCCTGCTCGGTGGCCGCGGAGATGCTCTTCGGGCGGAACGGCTGGTCGGTGTGGAGGGAGCGGAAGATCCGGTCGATCTCCTGCTGCTCGGCGAAGCGCCCGCTCGCCTCCAGTTGCTCGGCGGTGGCCGCGTAGCGCAGCAGCGTCTGCTCCAGGATGCCGGTGCGGGTGGGCTTGACCAGGTAGTACAGGGCGCCACGCTGGATGGCGGCGCGCACGGTCGCCGACTCCTTGCGGCCGGAGATCACGATGACGTCGGCCGGCGGCTGCTCCGGGCGTCTCAGCCGGTGCGCCACCTCCAGCCCCGGCAGGTCCGGCAGGTGCAGGTCGAGCAGGACCAGGCGTGGCGCGAACCGGGCGGCGGCGGCGAGCGCCGCGTGGCCGCTGTGGGCGATGCCCACCACTCTGAACCCGAGCACCCGGTTGACCTGCGCCTGCAAAGCGGCCGTCACGACCGGGTCGTCGTCCACGATGAGTACGGTGATGTCCCTGGACTGAGGCACCGCACGCTCCTCGCTCCATCTGACAGAGGTTCAGTGCAGCTTAGGTGGCTTTTGCTCGATAAGATCGACTTTAGCGCATTCTGCTCACGTCGATCCTCCCACCGGCGGGTGATCCCTCCTAGTCTGGAGCCGGGTAAGGGGAGGAGACGGACGCCGGTGAGATGGCTGCTCGCGGTGACGGCCCTGTGGACACTGCTCGGGCTGCTGCCCTTGGCGCTGCTGACCTCCTCCAGCATCAGCCTGTCCGAGCAGGCGATGAGCAGCGAGGTCAGCGACCGGGTCAAGACCACCGCCTCGGTGAGCCGGGTCGTCGTCGAGCAGCAGATGGGCTCGCTCAAGCAGCTCGTCGTCGCCTTCGCCGAGCAGCCCCGCGTCCGCGAGGCGGTCAAGCACGCCGGCGCCGAGACGCTGCGCGGCTACCTCGCCGAGCTCAAGCGCACCCGCGACGACGGCGTCAGCGGCCTCATCCTCACCTCGCCCGAGGGCGAGATGCTGGGCGCCGAGCCGCCGAGCGCGCTGCCCCAGGACATCGGCAACTCCGACTGGTACCGCGCGGTACGCGACCGCAGGCAGGCGCACGTCTCGCAGGCGTACACGCCGACCATGCGGGACGTCTCCCGCGCCGTCGCCGTCGCCGCGCCCATCCCCAGCGCCGACGGCGAGCGCATGCTCGGCATCCTCACCGTCGTCTACAGCCTGGACGCCATCCAGCGCTTCGCCGAGGAGGCCGCCGAGGCCCAGAACATCCGGCTGCTC is part of the Nonomuraea coxensis DSM 45129 genome and encodes:
- a CDS encoding glutamate ABC transporter substrate-binding protein; amino-acid sequence: MTGSRNALAALLCLVLCLVPAGCGQAGPFPEGSTMARIRDRGVLVVGIKFDQPMFGYKDPATGRIIGFDAEIARLVARDLTGSERNIRFVETVTRERENFISQGIVDLVIATYSITPARARLVTFTDPYYYAGQDLLIRAGDTRIRGVADLDGRTVCTAIGSTSADRLRAEVSGARLEIVDTYSVCVPALLSGRVDALSTDDTILLGLQAQHPDALRLVGKPFGREPYGIGVRKDDLVFRDHLNGLIARWLAGGEWERAYRDTIGVSGATSESSKPSAR
- a CDS encoding response regulator — protein: MPQSRDITVLIVDDDPVVTAALQAQVNRVLGFRVVGIAHSGHAALAAAARFAPRLVLLDLHLPDLPGLEVAHRLRRPEQPPADVIVISGRKESATVRAAIQRGALYYLVKPTRTGILEQTLLRYAATAEQLEASGRFAEQQEIDRIFRSLHTDQPFRPKSISAATEQAVLDALADVAEDVSAHELAASIGVSRATARRYLEHLVDRGLVETRPRYGPTGRPQHRYRAR